The following are encoded together in the Triticum dicoccoides isolate Atlit2015 ecotype Zavitan chromosome 6B, WEW_v2.0, whole genome shotgun sequence genome:
- the LOC119322928 gene encoding uncharacterized protein LOC119322928, with amino-acid sequence MRTRVCARVGTPQGVGALLLVGGAIAGAAVVAWRRHGGGKGAKKDRRGKEDDVLDGGVMEKEQQKSNQSDENLGREVREVEADGLDGKEVEELQEIQEQVDEILADELDSKPTDNLDPNASQESAEIINDPDSEDVKNPDQNSVKSCVENEVTPNATEGVKNSDESFLPINSPQITHEEHIGHGHGGDQQTSSTQMTAHQSQISEQLKVDTMTETTTVENVSKQKPPAQERVAPINSPACPSLPALFKPAEKKRPANTGWNETGMKLGQDGGSKKAAAKGVAVVTMDRRAASMAILAIIFAVTIGVNIVVRLYSTLRAA; translated from the coding sequence ATGAGGACCCGCGtgtgcgcgcgcgtcggcacgccGCAGGGCGTCGGGGCGCTGCTCCTCGTCGGGGGCGCGATCGCCGGTGCCGCCGTCGTCGCGTGGCGGCGCCACGGTGGCGGAAAGGGCGCCAAGAAGGACCGCCGCGGCAAGGAGGACGACGTTCTGGATGGCGGGGTCATGGAGAAGGAGCAGCAGAAGTCTAATCAATCTGATGAGAATCTGGGCAGGGAGGTTAGAGAGGTTGAAGCTGATGGGTTGGATGGTAAGGAAGTAGAGGAGCTTCAAGAGATTCAGGAGCAGGTGGATGAAATTCTTGCTGATGAATTGGATAGCAAACCTACAGATAATTTGGATCCAAACGCAAGCCAGGAAAGTGCCGAGATCATTAATGATCCGGACAGTGAAGATGTGAAGAATCCTGACCAAAATTCAGTGAAGAGCTGCGTCGAGAATGAGGTCACACCAAATGCCACCGAAGGTGTGAAGAATTCCGATGAAAGCTTTCTTCCCATCAATAGCCCGCAGATCACCCATGAAGAACATATCGGGCACGGCCATGGCGGTGATCAACAGACCTCATCAACACAGATGACAGCGCATCAGTCACAGATCTCAGAGCAACTGAAAGTGGATACCATGACCGAAACAacaacagtggagaatgtgtcgaaGCAGAAACCGCCTGCACAAGAGCGGGTCGCGCCCATCAACTCACCCGCATGTCCTTCACTGCCAGCTCTGTTTAAACCAGCAGAGAAGAAGAGACCAGCGAACACAGGGTGGAATGAGACAGGGATGAAGCTTGGACAAGATGGCGGCAGCAAGAAGGCAGCAGCAAAGGGTGTAGCCGTGGTGACCATGGATCGTAGAGCTGCTTCAATGGCCATTCTCGCCATCATCTTTGCAGTGACCATTGGAGTAAACATCGTCGTGCGCTTGTACTCCACTTTGCGAGCGGCATGA